The genomic window TATGCAAAGGGCAAGAATTAGGTGACCGCTAAAGCATATAAGTTTAAAGACTTTAATAATCTTAGCCCTAGGGTGAAGACTTGCCCATCTCCTCCCATTCTTTTCTACCAAAGGAGGTGAAAGGATCTCTTAAGTTTCCTATGAATATAGATAGGGGAGAGCTTGCTATTCTTTGCTAAATTATCAAACTGAACTCCTTGATGTCCTTGTCTAGGTCAATAACGACCTGAAATGTGGCAGAGTGACACTACAGCAGCTATAAGGTGTGCAGTTAGACCCAACATTCTTACTCAACAGACTTTTCCAGCTCTACACACATGGAATATACCAAACTTATCAAACAATCGTTCTCATTAACTGAATAACAGTTGTCGATTAAAGGACTCATCACTGGAATTCATCATCGGAACTTAATAGAGTTGTCTTCTCATTGAACCTTCGGTGAGGTGTTATTGTCGATCCATTGTTTCGCCGGCTGAGTTGGTTGTCTAGGTTGATTGCGTGTTGGTGCAGGGTTTGTGTTCAGTGTATTAGCCGCCACAGAGGAAGGACCATTGCCGTTCTGTACTGGCCGGTTTTGATACTGGTCGTACGGCCAGCCGTCCGCTGCTTCCTCCTCCTGGGGTATCTTCATTCCCTGCTGTGTGTATTGCTGGTACTGGGGATGAAAGTTGTGTATGGCATCCTGCATGATGTCGCGTGGGTTCATGGTTTCCTTTAGACTGCTGGAGATACTTtgtagtgatacagtacgaCCAGCAGTAGAACTGGGCCCCGAACTGTAAATGGAGTGGGGGAATGCAAATCTTAGTGCTAAAGCTGCAAACACCATCTCGATACAGATGAAGAAGTTCTGATAGCCAGCAGATACTGTACCCATTCCTTGCCTCATTATACCATCCTCTGAGTATATGGGACTGATTGCACCACCTTTCTCTAGAATAGCCAGCACAACCCCTATAAGGAAAAGTAATATTGATACAGAACCTTAAATTCCATATACTGGATGTATGATAATGAAGATCTGGACACTTTAACATACAGAAATACCTCCTGGCTCTGGTTTTAACAATATGTTCTTATAACTCTTTCGTGGCCGATTCCAAGCTATGCATGATATATACAACCCCCCCTGCAAGCCTGATACTGAATGGATGCGTTCTCCCAATGCCTGTTGTAAATTATTATATTGTAGAGGAATAATTAATCTCTTTATAGATTTTCTTAGTGAAAGATATTCCATTCTGGTCCAGTACTTACAAGACTGGTTTTGGTTCCTATTGTTTAACATCGTATCAATAGCTATGGTCATTGTGCAAGATGCATGTGTgcaatgtgtgtgtgtgtttttggagaCTGCAGTATATTCATGTTATTGTGATTGCATGAAACTGATCACTTTAATATACTACCTATATTGAAGCATACTGCCCTCAATATATGTGTCAAAGATTAGTCTTCTCATTACAAGGCACAATATTCAAATGAAGAGAAAATCAAGCTAATACTTCATTCTGACAACATACTCACCTTGCCAGAATGATAAAAAGATAACGGACTTGACTGTGAAGAATTTCCAGATTGGGTCGTAAGGACTCAGCAACTCTCTTGTGGCAAAGTAGAACAGGAAAAGGGCATACAGAGCCAGACTGATGGACAAGTTGTAGATAAGCATGATGTACAGGTAGCCAGAACTCGGTCTGAAAGGATACAAAACATGAATGAATTGGCTGGGACAATACTTAACATCTGTTTTATGCcgactatatacatgtaatgataacaAATCAAAGAAATCTGTCAAACAAGAGGCAAAAGTGGCCTGCATTGCTCATCTGGATATGAGTAGAGATCTAAAGATTTCACTCCTATTAGCTAGCCCACCTCCCTCTTAGCTCTAGCTTAAGTGAGAAAACACCCTCCATTCAGacaaggtgagctaaaaacggCTTAATCAAAATGCTTCtcacaaaattacaaatacatatcATGGTTATAAATCCCAACAAGTTTAAAAAAGATCAGTGAAAAACTTCAGTCAAATTTTGATAAGCGTAAAATAATGAATACTTTGATATGTCCTTCCACCAGATAATGCCGAATTAGGTAACCAGTTAAGAACAGCAAGATCTAGAGTAACACTGAAGAAAAACAGTCAAAGAGTTCATTCACCAACAACAAATAATGCTGATTGTCTATAAATTTTTTTCGCTGGATGTTgggaatttgtttttttgttttttcatttacCAAGATAATATTGCTTACTTGACCTAGAAAAAACTATAACTGTTGTACTTTACCATGCTAAATATACTGCTGCtgtttaaaggggcattcctttgtttgGACAGCagaaacatgcaaaatttccattgatgaaatctatgtccaaataaggattatatgagtgtttgtgcccACTAGTAATGAAACTAACActgaaatgtacagaaaaaatatGAATCGTACACAAATACTGtctgtctttgcggtaattagtgaaaCTTCGGGGCAAATTAAGAATTCTTAGGACTTCATACTTGAAGAACTTCAGTTTATCTTGCGAGTAAAACTTTTACTACTttggaaaaatacatattttccattaaattctattttgacgacctaaactttattcaaatgaaggaaTGCTCCTTTAAAAACACTGGACCTAGAGAAAATATATGATTGTTGACAATCGGAACAAACACTTACGAGAAGTTGCCATCTTTGTACAAGCTGAAGGCCTGAAGTACCAGGGTGATGACCGCCATCACAGGCTTCACAATGCAGAATTGAAGGGTAGCCtaaatatttggaaaaaaaacataatcatCATAAACTCATTTTGAAGATCATCTGCAAAGGTCAcccaaagaagaaaagaaagaagaaatatgaagacatacaatataaaacctgtataatctatacaaatatttaaattaaaatttcttATCATTTATGatggaagattttttttttttaattgttctCTTTTAGATAATTCCTTACAGAATTACAGCTACAATTCACATAATCACAATCTGTCTTTAACTAACTTACCTGTTTACAGAATCTGAGGAACCCTATGGTATACTGCCTACCAGAAAGGCAACAGGTACACCAAATCCAGCTGGATCTgttgagaaaaaaaagttttgcaCAAAATGTACAATGCTTTGGCAagtttatatcatatacatttaaaccttaattgtttttatttgtttgtcgTTTTATCCCCCCAATAATACACAACTTTAGGCAGAATTTCTGtatagtagctggtggctaccttaCAAATCAAAATACATGGGGAGACGCTGGTATCATATGCCTTCAAGTGCAAGTGCAATTGGAATTAAGTGTCTTTTCAAGAgacacaacaaccacaacagcacagggCTACCCAGTTGGTCCTTGATTTTCAACAATTTCAGAGGCCAAATCACTGTTTTttagaaatctgaagggttaaAGCATAAGTCAAATAGACATGTACTTTCAATACCAagtcaaatatatcattttggagaatcaaaaacatactctcaaggaTCTACTGGATACCCTGCAGCACAGTCTTGACTGTGGTCTCATGAGTTTCCTGAGAACCGCCTCGGTAGGAATCGAACCATATGACATCTCGGATCTTCACCCGAGGTTAGTCAAATGTTCTACTGTCAAACCATACATCTCAGATCTTCACCCGAGGTTAGTCAAATGTTCTACTATCAAACCATACATCTCGGATCTTCACCCGAGGTTAGTCAAATGTTCTACTGTCAAACCATACATCTCGGATCTTCACCCGAGGTCAGTCAAATGTCCTACTGTCGAACCATACATCTCGGATCTTCACACGAGGTCAGTCAAATGTTCTACTGTCGAACCATACATCTCGGATCTTCACCCGAGGTCAGTCAAATGTTCTACTGTCGAACCATACATCTCGGATCTTCACCCGAGGTCAGTCAAATGTTCTACTGTCGAACCATACATCTCGGATTTTCACCCGAGGTCAGTCAAATGTTCTACTGTCGAACCATACATCTCGGATCTTCACCCGAGGTCAGTCAAATGTTCTACTGTCGAACCATACATCTCGGATCTTCACCCGAGGTCAGTCAAATGTTCTACTGTCGAACCATACATCTCGGATCTTCACCCGAGGTCAGTCAAATGTTCTACTGTCGAACCATACATCTCGGATCTTCACCCGAGGTTAGTCAAATGTtctactgactgagctatctcCACCCCCTCTCAACTCaatttaatgtaaacaattaTACACTCTGGCATGCATAGAGTATAAGTATTCTAACATCACCTTTCCAATGAAATGCTTGACACATTATGCTAATTAGCAAGCCAGTTGATCACTCTTAATTTGTAGGTCATACTAACAACATGACCTTTTGTTATAGCATGAGCTTTCCCCTTAATTTcaacaaataatgaaaaaaaaaaatccaattcaATCCAAACACCATCACTATTGTGTAACATGTATTGATTTTGAAGTGAAAGTAGAGGCTTTTTATCTTGGTAACTGCAGGCATCACACTCACTTGATTGGCTTGCCTCTGATTTCTGACATAATAGAGCTCTCACCACCAAGGTATTCATAACACAGACTCAGGAAACTGTAGATCACAAAAGCTGCAAATGAGATGGAATTTGTTATCAGTAAAACGTTTAAAACAGCAATCACAACGGATTATTTATAACATGCAACAATTTCAAAAGCCATTTTGAATCAAATTACACTCGCAGGGACCTCTTAAAAGCTTTTCATTCATCAATgccttatatttcaattacaTATTAAAACAGATAAAAGGATAATGGAAGAtcaatgaaatttgaattttgtttattCTCTCACTTTCATTATTAAACACTAGCTAGTCTTATTATACATAAAGCatgtacaaaatattcaaacaaaagTTAAGAATTGAAAGTCATTTGacacaaaaaaacccacttatgttatgattttaaaatttagtcAATGTTGCAATATTCAAAAACAAGATGGTTATTAAGTATTGATATCTTGGTGAAATATCAGTCCCTTTTTACTGCCTTGTTTAGagaatttctgtatatatctcATTTGGGGAGATAAACTATGGGCTTGCCTGCAGCTAcagtacaaaagacacaagctgTTGAAATGATACAGTCAGATTCATTGACATTCAGGAAGAAGAATCCAATCTGTTGCAAATGAGTTGCATATTGTAAAAGTCAGAGGACTGCAGGCTcagaaaaaatcaaattttccaACTGCAGTATATATACCTTGGTACATAGAACCACATACCGTATACTTGCCAACTCCTTAAATGTTCATAGCCTAAGAAGTTTACATTAATTTACAGACCTTTTTTTACACAAACCAATACCTTAAAGCTAGATATAGCTAAGACCTTTTAGACCTGATGacctttccatctatgaagaaaTTTTGTCTCTAGAACAATTTAGATTGATGAAAAAGTCAATTTGG from Pecten maximus chromosome 1, xPecMax1.1, whole genome shotgun sequence includes these protein-coding regions:
- the LOC117333701 gene encoding transmembrane protein 184B-like, encoding MNTNGTSVPVSDVTTPIPVTTNIPGNHSSMTTVLPDNVTGNASYIQPLIFLQTRAAQGIGGVCAFLALLITVHQIYLHLRYYTCPNEQRWIVRILFIVPIYSFDSFLSLMFFNNDNYYVYFDSIRDCYEAFVIYSFLSLCYEYLGGESSIMSEIRGKPIKSSWIWCTCCLSGRQYTIGFLRFCKQATLQFCIVKPVMAVITLVLQAFSLYKDGNFSPSSGYLYIMLIYNLSISLALYALFLFYFATRELLSPYDPIWKFFTVKSVIFLSFWQGVVLAILEKGGAISPIYSEDGIMRQGMGTVSAGYQNFFICIEMVFAALALRFAFPHSIYSSGPSSTAGRTVSLQSISSSLKETMNPRDIMQDAIHNFHPQYQQYTQQGMKIPQEEEAADGWPYDQYQNRPVQNGNGPSSVAANTLNTNPAPTRNQPRQPTQPAKQWIDNNTSPKVQ